In Capsicum annuum cultivar UCD-10X-F1 chromosome 11, UCD10Xv1.1, whole genome shotgun sequence, one genomic interval encodes:
- the LOC107847399 gene encoding LOW QUALITY PROTEIN: kinesin-like protein KIN-5D (The sequence of the model RefSeq protein was modified relative to this genomic sequence to represent the inferred CDS: deleted 2 bases in 1 codon) has translation MESLQSQQQRRGGSLVSMSQLHTPPRSSDKAVKDLRSGEGSMTGKHDKEKGVNVQVILRCRPLSEDEIRLHTPVVISCNEGRREVSAIQNIANKQIDRTFAFDKVFGPTSQQKDLYDSAIWPIVYEVLEGYNCTIFAYGQTGTGKTYTMEGGGRKKNGEFPSDAGVIPRAVKQIFEILEAQNAEYSMKVTHLELYNEEITDLLAPEECTKYADDKSKKPIALMEDGKGGVLVRGLEEEIVSTANEIYKILEKGSAKRRTAETLLNKQSSRSHSIFSITIHIKECTPEGEEMIKCGKLNLVDLAGSENISRSGAREGRAREAGEINKSLLTLGRVINALVEHSGHIPYRDSKLTRLLRDSLGGKTKTCIIATISPSVHCLEETLSTLDYAHRAKNIKNKPEINQKMMKSALIKDLYSEIDRLKQEVYAAREKNGIYIPRDRYLQDEAEKKAMSEKIERMELDFESRDKQFMELKELYNSQQLLTAELGDKLEKTEKKLQETQHTLADLEEKHRQAITTIKEKEFLISNLLKSEKALVEQAFELRAELENAASDVSNLFAKIERQGKIEDGNRVLIQNFQAQLTQQLEVLHKTVASSTTQQEQQLKGMEEDMQSFVSTKTEAVEELRGRLENLKTMFGSGIKALDGLAGELDSNAQSTFDRLNCEVSKHSSALGELFKEIASEADTLVNDLQNSLHDQKQNLTAFSQQQREAHCGSITMSRSISQITGNFFKTLDVHVSQLGEIVEEAQMVSDQKFSELEKKFEECAANEERQILEKVAELLAGSNARKKKLVQTTIDDLRVSASNRTNRLKQEMSTMQDSTSSVKVKWTDYMEKAESHYLEDTAAVENGKKEMEKVLQNCVQKAKLGATQWTNAQRSLLNLEERNVAFVDEIVRGGMDANQALRVRFSSGVSSTLEDTDAASKHLLSSIDHSLQLDRDACANLDSTIVPCCGELRELNCGHYHKVVEITEYTGKSLSQEYMVDEPSCSTPRKRPFDLPSVESIEELKTPAFEELLNSFWDGKSSKLANGDVNHSIEIEVAPSVQDSIVSLTAVN, from the exons ATGGAGTCATTGCAGTCGCAGCAGCAGAGAAGAGGAGGTAGCTTAGTTTCAATGTCACAATTGCATACTCCGCCGCGGTCGAGTGATAAGGCGGTGAAAGATCTGCGATCGGGAGAAGGGAGTATGACCGGCAAGCATGATAAAGAAAAAGGTGTTAATGTGCAAGTTATTTTGCGTTGCAG GCCATTGAGTGAGGATGAGATAAGATTGCATACACCAGTTGTGATTTCCTGTAATGAGGGTAGAAGAGAAGTTTCTGCTATTCAGAACATAGCTAATAAGCAGATTGACAGAACATTTGCCTTTGATAAG GTGTTTGGTCCAACATCCCAGCAGAAGGACCTGTATGATTCTGCAATATGGCCTATTGTTTATGAAGTTCTAGAGGGATATAACTGCACTATTTTTGCTTATGGGCAAACAGGAACAGGGAAAACTTATACAATGGAAGGAGGTGGAAGAAAAAAG AATGGGGAATTTCCAAGTGATGCAGGTGTTATCCCCCGAGCTGTTAAACAAATTTTTGAGATATTGGAAGCTCAAAATGCTGAATATAGCATGAAAGTAACACATTTAGAGCTTTATAATGAGGAGATCACTGATCTTCTAGCTCCTGAGGAATGCACAAAGTATGCAGATGATAAATCCAAAAAACCAATAGCACTGATGGAAGATGGCAAGGGTGgagttttggttagaggcttGGAAGAGGAGATTGTTTCCACTGCAAATGAAATCTATAAGATCTTGGAGAAAGGTTCAGCGAAGAGGCGTACAGCAGAGACTCTTCTTAACAAACAAAGCAGTCGTTCTCACTCTATTTTCTCTATCACAATTCACATCAAGGAATGCACTCCAGAAGGGGAAGAGATGATCAAATGTGGCAAACTGAACCTTGTAGACCTTGCTGGTTCTGAGAACATATCACGTTCTGGTGCAAGGGAG GGCAGAGCGAGGGAAGCTGGAGAAATCAACAAGAGTTTGCTTACACTTGGTCGTGTTATAAATGCTTTAGTTGAGCACTCTGGTCATATCCCATACAG GGATAGCAAATTGACACGGTTGTTGAGGGATTCCCTTGGAGGGAAAACAAAGACGTGCATTATTGCAACAATATCACCATCAGTTCACTGTCTGGAAGAGACACTGAGCACTTTAGATTATGCTCATCGtgccaaaaatataaaaaacaaaccAGAG ATTAACCAAAAGATGATGAAGTCTGCATTAATCAAAGATTTGTACTCCGAGATTGACCGACTGAAGCAAG AGGTGTATGCCGCAAGAGAGAAGAATGGCATTTATATACCAAGAGACCGATATCTTCAAGACGAAGCAGAGAAGAAG GCAATGTCTGAAAAAATAGAACGGATGGAACTTGATTTCGAATCCAGGGACAAG CAATTTATGGAACTCAAGGAACTATACAATTCTCAGCAACTGTTGACAGCAGAATTGGGTGACAAACTTGAGAAAACAGAG AAAAAGCTTCAGGAAACTCAGCATACATTGGCTGATCTTGAAGAGAAACACAGGCAGGCAATTACAACTATTAAAGAAAAGGAATTTCTGATATCTAACCTTCTAAAATCTG AAAAAGCACTGGTTGAGCAAGCATTTGAACTTCGAGCTGAACTGGAAAATGCTGCATCAGACGTGTCAAACTTGTTTGCCAAGATTG AGCGCCAAGGCAAAATAGAAGATGGAAATAGAGTTCTCATCCAAAATTTTCAAGCCCAGTTGACTCAACAGCTTGAAGTCCTGCACAAGACTGTTGCTTCGTCAACCACACAACAAGAGCAACAGCTCAAAGGCATGGAGGAAGACATGCAGTCCTTTGTTTCTACAAAGACTGAG GCAGTAGAGGAGCTCCGAGGCCGTTTAGAGAACTTGAAAACCATGTTTGGTTCTGGTATTAAAGCTTTAGATGGTTTGGCTGGTGAACTTGACAGCAATGCTCAGTCAACCTTTGACCGTTTAAATTGTGAAGTTTCTAAACATTCTTCTGCTTTGGGAGAG CTTTTTAAGGAGATTGCTTCTGAGGCTGATACCTTGGTTAATGATCTTCAAAATAGTTTGCACGATCAGAAGCAGAATCTTACCGCATTTTCACAACAACAACGTGAG GCACATTGCGGGAGTATCACAATGTCAAGGTCCATTTCTCAGATTACTGGGAACTTCTTTAAGACTCTAGATGTGCATGTGTCCCAGTTGGGTGAAATAGTGGAAGAAGCACAGATGGTCAGTGACCAGAAATTCTCTGAACTAGAAAAGAAGTTTGAG GAATGTGCTGCCAATGAGGAAAGACAAATATTGGAGAAAGTGGCAGAATTGCTCGCTGGATCAAATGCTAGGAAGAAGAAGCTG GTTCAAACCACTATCGATGACCTTAGAGTAAGTGCCTCCAACAGAACCAACAGACTGAAACAAGAGATGTCAACCATGCAAGATTCAACTTCTTCAGTTAAAGTCAAATGGACTGATTACATGGAAAAGGCTGAATCGCACTATCTTGAAGATACTGCTGCTGTGGAAAATGGGAAGAAAGAGATGGAGAAGGTGCTACAGAATTG TGTGCAAAAGGCTAAATTAGGAGCAACACAATGGACAAATGCTCAACGGTCTTTGTTAAACCTGGAGGAGAGAAATGTTGCTTTTGTCGATGAAATTGTTAG GGGCGGAATGGATGCAAATCAAGCATTGCGTGTGAGATTTTCATCTGGCGTGTCATCCACTCTTGAAGACACTGATGCAGCTAGCAAACACCTCCTCTCATCTATTGACC ATTCTTTACAACTCGACCGTGATGCTTGTGCAAACCTTGATTCTACGATTGTTCCTTGTTGTGGAGAGTTGCGAGAACTAAACTGTGGCCACTACCACAAAGTTGTTGAAATTACAGAGTACACTGGGAAAAGTCTTTCACAAGAATACATG GTTGATGAACCATCGTGCTCGACCCCGAGAAAGAGACCATTTGATCTCCCAAGCGTTGAATCTATTGAAGAATTAAAAACTCCCGCTTTTGAGGAGTTATTGAATTCATTTTGGGATGGAAAATCCTCTAAGCTAGCAAATGGAGATGTAAATCATAGTATAGAGATAGAG GTAGCTCCTTCTGTACAAGATTCAATAGTTTCCCTCACTGCTGTAAATTAG